One Mycolicibacterium parafortuitum DNA segment encodes these proteins:
- a CDS encoding MCE family protein yields MRNPRTWVGLVLVALLVAGVAMVVRTTDKVNRVNVVAYFENSNGIYVGDDVRILGVPVGRITSIEPEPEQVKISFWYDARYDVPADAAAAILSPALVTARAIQLTPVYTGGPVMADNTVIPLQRTVVPVEWDQVRAQLERLSETLQPTEPGDVSPLGSVINTTAENLRGQGASIRETVVKLSQAFSALGDHSTDVFSTIKNLAILVSALQDSTDLMRRLNQNLASVTGLLTDGPDEVANAIRDLNDAVVQVQGFVSENREALGTTSEKLAGVTTALNESLEDIKQFLHVAPTTFQNYVNIWQPAQGAISSVPQINNFANPIQFLCGAVQAASRLGAEESAKLCVQYLAPIIKNRQYNFPPLGLNQLVGATTRPNELTYSEDWLRPDYIPPAEAAPAPAPVADPATLPPGQGPLMLDAPAGAAEMPVTTDPSHGLAGIMVPGGGS; encoded by the coding sequence ATGAGGAATCCCCGTACCTGGGTCGGCCTCGTGCTGGTCGCGCTGCTCGTGGCCGGCGTCGCGATGGTGGTGAGAACGACTGACAAGGTCAATCGGGTCAACGTCGTCGCGTACTTCGAGAACAGCAACGGCATCTACGTCGGCGACGACGTCCGCATCCTCGGGGTGCCGGTCGGCCGGATCACCTCGATCGAACCCGAACCCGAACAGGTCAAGATCTCGTTCTGGTACGACGCCCGCTACGACGTGCCCGCCGACGCGGCCGCCGCGATCCTGTCGCCCGCGCTGGTCACGGCCCGCGCGATCCAGCTCACGCCGGTCTACACCGGCGGGCCGGTGATGGCTGACAACACGGTGATCCCGTTGCAGCGCACCGTCGTTCCGGTCGAATGGGATCAGGTGCGCGCACAGCTGGAGCGGCTCAGCGAGACACTGCAGCCGACCGAACCCGGTGACGTCAGCCCGCTGGGCTCGGTGATCAACACCACCGCCGAGAACCTGCGCGGTCAGGGCGCCAGCATCCGCGAGACCGTCGTCAAACTGTCGCAGGCGTTCTCGGCGCTCGGCGACCACAGCACCGACGTGTTCTCGACGATCAAGAACCTGGCGATCCTGGTGTCGGCGCTTCAGGACAGCACCGATCTGATGCGCCGCCTGAACCAGAACCTCGCCTCGGTGACCGGGCTGCTCACCGACGGGCCCGACGAGGTCGCCAACGCGATCCGCGACCTCAACGACGCTGTCGTGCAGGTGCAGGGCTTCGTCTCGGAGAACCGCGAAGCGCTCGGCACCACCTCGGAGAAGCTGGCCGGCGTAACCACGGCGCTCAACGAGAGCCTGGAAGACATCAAGCAGTTCCTGCATGTCGCCCCCACCACGTTCCAGAACTACGTGAACATCTGGCAGCCCGCCCAGGGCGCGATCAGCAGCGTGCCGCAGATCAACAACTTCGCCAACCCGATCCAATTCCTTTGCGGCGCGGTGCAAGCCGCGTCCCGGCTGGGCGCAGAGGAGTCGGCGAAGCTGTGCGTGCAGTACCTGGCGCCGATCATCAAGAACAGGCAGTACAACTTCCCGCCCCTGGGGCTGAACCAGCTCGTCGGCGCCACCACTCGGCCCAATGAGCTGACCTACAGCGAGGATTGGCTGCGCCCCGATTACATCCCGCCGGCCGAGGCCGCCCCCGCGCCCGCCCCGGTGGCGGATCCGGCGACGCTTCCGCCCGGTCAGGGACCGTTGATGCTCGACGCCCCGGCAGGCGCCGCGGAGATGCCGGTCACGACCGATCCGAGCCACGGTCTCGCGGGCATCATGGTGCCGGGAGGCGGGTCATGA
- a CDS encoding MCE family protein, whose translation MTVPRAGAGALALSLVVAVAASGCGWRGLNSVPLPGTQGHGPGSFTIQAQMPDVDNVEQNSRVRVGDVNVGTVSRIERQGWNALVTITLDGDVNLPANATAKVGQTSLLGSQHIELAAPAGEAPRGRLAEGDVIPLASSGAYPSTEQALAAVALLLNGGGLGNIQDITDALSTAFAGRENDLRSLIEQLDIAVGHLEDQTDDIIATSESLNNLVGQIAEQKPVVDKALKTIPDALAVLRDQRDTLSEALVQLGRFSALAADSVNQTRDALVQELKDLGPVLQSLADAGPALTRALSFLPTFPFPKETLTNWMRGDYANLTLVVDLTLSRIDQGFFTGTRFECNLTWLELQWGRTIGQTPSPCNHNVPPPGGNPLVAPYRWDQGR comes from the coding sequence ATGACCGTCCCAAGAGCAGGCGCGGGGGCTCTGGCCCTGTCGCTGGTGGTCGCCGTCGCAGCGTCCGGATGTGGTTGGCGCGGGCTGAATTCCGTGCCACTGCCGGGCACCCAGGGCCACGGCCCCGGCTCGTTCACCATTCAGGCGCAGATGCCCGACGTCGACAACGTCGAGCAGAACTCGCGAGTGCGCGTCGGTGACGTCAACGTGGGCACCGTCAGCAGGATCGAACGCCAGGGCTGGAACGCGCTGGTGACGATCACGCTCGACGGTGACGTGAACCTGCCCGCCAACGCGACCGCGAAGGTCGGTCAGACCAGCCTGCTGGGTTCGCAGCACATCGAGTTGGCCGCACCCGCCGGCGAGGCGCCACGGGGCCGCCTCGCCGAGGGCGACGTGATCCCGCTGGCGTCCTCGGGTGCGTATCCGAGTACCGAGCAGGCGCTGGCCGCGGTGGCGCTGCTGCTCAACGGCGGCGGGCTCGGCAACATCCAGGACATCACCGATGCGCTGTCGACCGCGTTCGCCGGCCGTGAGAACGACCTGCGCAGCCTGATCGAACAGCTCGACATCGCCGTCGGCCACCTCGAGGATCAGACCGACGACATCATCGCCACCTCGGAGAGCCTCAACAATCTGGTCGGGCAGATCGCCGAGCAGAAACCCGTGGTGGACAAGGCGCTCAAGACGATCCCGGATGCGCTGGCGGTGCTGCGCGATCAGCGCGACACCCTGTCGGAGGCGCTGGTGCAGCTGGGCCGGTTCAGTGCCCTGGCCGCCGATTCGGTGAACCAGACCCGTGACGCGCTGGTCCAGGAGCTCAAGGACCTCGGACCGGTGCTGCAGTCGCTGGCCGACGCCGGACCCGCGCTGACCCGCGCGCTGAGTTTCCTTCCGACGTTCCCGTTCCCGAAGGAGACGCTGACCAACTGGATGCGCGGCGACTACGCCAACCTGACATTGGTCGTCGACCTGACGCTGAGCCGCATCGATCAGGGTTTCTTCACCGGAACCCGGTTCGAGTGCAACCTGACATGGCTGGAGCTGCAGTGGGGCCGCACCATCGGGCAGACGCCGAGCCCGTGCAACCACAACGTCCCGCCGCCGGGCGGAAACCCGTTGGTGGCGCCGTACCGCTGGGATCAGGGGCGCTGA
- a CDS encoding MCE family protein, whose protein sequence is MRLTRQMLIQLAIFTVLAVSAVAIMVFGYMRVPEMVGIGQYKVTLELPETGGLYERSNVTYRGSQVGIVERVGLTERGVAAELSLNSDVAIPADLIASVRSQSAVGEQFVELVPQSGAGPELRNGDVIPRDRARVPADVNTVLELTNEGLQAIPQDNLRTVVDEAYEAVGGLGPELRRLVNGSTQLAIDARENLDSLTTVIDQSRPVLDSQTETSGSIQAWASNLADITTQLENQDSAVSGILRNGPGAAEETRALFDDLAPTLPIVLANLVSVGEVAVAYQPNLEQLLVLLPQGTAVTQAVGVAKSGTKQDYMGDYLVFNLNLNVPPPCTTGFLPAQQQRAPTFEDAPDRPKGDLYCRVPQDSAFNVRGARNIPCATVPGKRAPSAAMCESNEVYVPLNEGYNWKGDPNATLSGQAVPQLRPGQQPEAAPPPGPAQPPIAAAEYDPADGTYVGPDGRVYTQSNLAGSAKEEQTWQTMLLPPKGN, encoded by the coding sequence ATGAGGTTGACCAGACAGATGCTGATCCAGCTCGCGATCTTCACGGTGCTGGCCGTATCCGCCGTCGCCATCATGGTTTTCGGCTACATGCGGGTACCGGAGATGGTCGGGATCGGCCAGTACAAGGTGACCCTGGAGCTGCCCGAGACCGGTGGGCTCTACGAGCGCAGCAACGTGACCTACCGCGGGTCCCAGGTCGGGATCGTCGAACGGGTGGGTCTGACCGAGCGTGGCGTGGCCGCCGAGCTGTCACTGAACTCCGACGTGGCGATCCCGGCCGATCTGATCGCGTCGGTGCGCAGCCAGTCCGCGGTGGGGGAGCAGTTCGTCGAACTGGTACCGCAGAGCGGCGCCGGGCCCGAGTTGCGCAACGGTGACGTGATCCCGCGGGACCGGGCGCGGGTGCCCGCCGACGTCAACACCGTGCTGGAGCTGACCAACGAAGGCCTGCAGGCGATTCCGCAGGACAACCTCAGGACCGTCGTCGACGAGGCCTACGAGGCCGTCGGGGGTCTCGGTCCGGAACTGCGCCGCCTGGTCAACGGGTCCACTCAGCTGGCGATCGACGCCAGGGAGAACCTCGACTCGCTGACCACGGTGATCGACCAGTCCCGCCCGGTGCTCGATTCGCAGACCGAGACCTCGGGGTCGATCCAGGCGTGGGCGTCGAACCTCGCCGACATCACCACCCAGCTGGAGAACCAGGACAGCGCGGTGTCGGGCATCCTGCGCAACGGCCCCGGCGCGGCCGAGGAGACCAGGGCGCTGTTCGACGATCTGGCGCCGACACTGCCGATCGTGCTGGCCAACCTGGTCAGCGTCGGTGAGGTCGCCGTCGCCTACCAGCCCAACCTGGAGCAGCTGCTCGTGCTGCTGCCGCAGGGCACCGCGGTGACCCAGGCGGTCGGCGTCGCCAAGAGCGGCACCAAGCAGGACTACATGGGCGACTATCTCGTCTTCAACCTGAACCTGAACGTGCCGCCGCCGTGCACCACGGGCTTCCTGCCCGCCCAGCAGCAGCGCGCGCCCACGTTCGAAGACGCACCCGACCGGCCCAAGGGTGACCTGTACTGCCGGGTGCCTCAGGACAGCGCGTTCAACGTCCGTGGCGCGCGCAACATCCCGTGCGCGACGGTGCCCGGCAAACGCGCGCCGAGTGCGGCGATGTGCGAGAGCAACGAGGTCTACGTCCCGCTGAACGAGGGCTACAACTGGAAGGGCGACCCGAACGCTACGCTGTCCGGGCAAGCCGTCCCGCAGTTGCGACCAGGGCAACAACCAGAGGCGGCTCCACCGCCGGGACCGGCCCAGCCGCCTATCGCGGCCGCCGAATATGATCCCGCAGACGGCACGTACGTCGGTCCGGACGGGCGGGTGTACACCCAGTCCAACCTGGCCGGAAGTGCCAAAGAGGAGCAGACATGGCAGACGATGTTGCTGCCCCCGAAGGGGAACTGA
- a CDS encoding Mce protein, producing the protein MADDVAAPEGELTEVTETADDDETPEVAEADETAEPAAPRWPHVKLALVAGLVGVLALTALTGWLGYRTYESSRAEQQRNLFLQVGRQGALNLTTISFESAEADVQRILDSATGTFYDDFQQRAEPFVEVVKQAQSKSEGTIAEAGLESANDDEGRVLVAVTVRTTNAGAPEQAPRAWRMRLTVQEIDGEAKVSKVEFVP; encoded by the coding sequence ATGGCAGACGATGTTGCTGCCCCCGAAGGGGAACTGACCGAGGTCACCGAGACCGCCGACGACGACGAGACCCCCGAGGTCGCCGAGGCCGACGAGACTGCCGAGCCGGCTGCCCCGCGGTGGCCGCACGTCAAGCTCGCGCTGGTCGCGGGCCTCGTCGGGGTGCTCGCGCTGACCGCTCTGACCGGATGGCTCGGCTACCGGACCTACGAGTCGAGCCGCGCCGAACAGCAGCGCAACCTGTTCCTGCAGGTGGGCCGCCAGGGCGCGCTGAACCTGACGACGATCAGCTTCGAGAGCGCCGAGGCCGATGTGCAGCGCATTCTGGATTCGGCGACCGGCACGTTCTACGACGACTTCCAGCAACGCGCCGAGCCGTTCGTCGAGGTGGTCAAGCAGGCGCAGTCCAAATCCGAGGGCACCATCGCCGAGGCCGGCCTGGAGTCCGCGAACGACGACGAGGGGCGGGTTCTGGTCGCGGTCACGGTGCGCACGACCAACGCCGGTGCCCCCGAGCAGGCACCCAGGGCCTGGCGTATGCGGCTGACGGTGCAGGAGATCGACGGTGAAGCCAAGGTGTCGAAAGTGGAGTTCGTCCCGTGA
- a CDS encoding WS/DGAT domain-containing protein: MYAFDGRADDLDAALAEVMDRARACPELGLRIVDTGFWSYPEWARRDVGAEQTVVHDIPDANWDGCLAAVAAMVDEQLDAREMTWRLHVFPGVAAIPGATGDGAVVVVQMCHSFGDGIRASALAAYLLGRDGDLPVPQRRRIRSWALPWHAVRAARAHHRLVRDTAAGLVPAQADSRPVLQSNAGPGGDRHLRTVICTRERLSRPTVTVGALTAISAALAGHLRALGDDPTQLGAEVPMAKTGPRQANNHFGNVAIGLYPDDEPVRRAERIAADLRQRRRRAAHPAMRAEEVAAAAVPAPLLRWGVAQFDPQVRSHEVTGNTVVSSVNRGAKDLRFGGAGVLATAGFPALSPMMGVTHGVHGIGDTVAVSVHAADSAIADIDAYVERLERQLR; encoded by the coding sequence GTGTACGCGTTCGACGGTCGCGCGGATGACCTGGACGCGGCGTTGGCCGAGGTCATGGACCGGGCCAGGGCATGCCCCGAGCTCGGCCTGCGGATCGTCGACACCGGCTTCTGGAGCTATCCGGAGTGGGCGCGCCGCGACGTCGGCGCCGAGCAGACCGTCGTACACGACATCCCCGACGCGAACTGGGACGGTTGCCTGGCCGCCGTCGCGGCGATGGTCGACGAGCAACTCGACGCCCGGGAGATGACCTGGCGGTTGCACGTGTTTCCCGGGGTCGCCGCAATCCCCGGTGCCACCGGGGACGGGGCCGTGGTGGTCGTGCAGATGTGCCACTCCTTCGGCGACGGCATCCGGGCCTCGGCGCTGGCGGCCTACCTGCTCGGCCGAGACGGCGACCTGCCGGTCCCGCAACGGCGGCGGATCAGGTCGTGGGCGTTGCCCTGGCACGCGGTACGCGCGGCCCGCGCCCATCACCGGCTCGTCCGTGACACCGCGGCGGGACTGGTGCCCGCACAGGCGGATTCCCGGCCCGTGCTGCAGAGCAACGCCGGGCCCGGCGGGGATCGTCACCTGCGGACGGTGATCTGTACCAGGGAGCGGCTGAGCCGTCCGACCGTCACCGTCGGGGCGCTGACCGCGATCTCGGCGGCGCTGGCCGGGCATCTGCGAGCCCTCGGAGACGATCCGACACAGCTGGGCGCCGAGGTGCCGATGGCGAAAACCGGTCCACGGCAGGCGAACAACCATTTCGGCAACGTGGCCATCGGTCTCTATCCGGACGACGAGCCCGTCCGCCGCGCCGAGCGGATCGCCGCGGATCTGCGTCAGCGCCGCCGCAGAGCCGCGCACCCCGCGATGCGCGCGGAGGAGGTGGCCGCGGCCGCGGTGCCCGCACCGCTTCTGCGCTGGGGTGTGGCGCAATTCGATCCTCAGGTGCGCTCGCACGAGGTCACCGGCAACACGGTGGTGTCCAGCGTGAACCGCGGCGCGAAGGACCTCCGGTTCGGGGGCGCAGGCGTGCTGGCGACCGCAGGCTTCCCGGCGCTGTCCCCGATGATGGGGGTCACCCACGGCGTGCACGGCATCGGCGACACCGTCGCGGTCAGCGTGCACGCGGCGGACTCGGCGATCGCCGACATCGACGCCTACGTCGAGCGCCTGGAGCGGCAACTGCGCTGA
- a CDS encoding carotenoid oxygenase family protein, translating into MANPYLEGANAPLPAEYTLTELEVSGTIPDHLDGRYLRNGPNPIGEIDPELYHWFVGDGMVHGIRLRDGRAEWYRNRWVRGPQAARLLGEPPPRGHRGVASVGANTNVIGHAGKTLALIEAGVTNYELTDELDTVGACDFDGTLTGGYTAHPKRDPETGELHAISYQVMGRNTVQYSVIGVDGRARRTVDIEVTGAPMMHDFSLTERYVVIYDLPVTFDVRRAVETSVPRGLRLPARLVLSALLGRIRIPDPIAARKSDTSVSDHSFPYSWNPRYPARVGVMPREGGNADVRWFDVEPCYVFHPMNAYDSPIDDTVVLDVVRHPKMFATEFHGPNEGPPTLDRWTIDLADSKVRETRIDDRGQEFPRVDERLVGKRHRYGYAPQVTGGAEASDVLLKHDFLGQGSASRAFGAGKVVGEFVFAPSSADAAEDDGVLMGYVYDRAIDRSELAILDAATLEDVARVKLPHRVPAGFHGNWVPAG; encoded by the coding sequence GTGGCCAATCCGTACCTGGAAGGTGCCAACGCCCCGCTGCCGGCGGAGTACACGCTGACCGAGCTGGAGGTCAGCGGGACGATCCCGGACCACCTCGACGGGCGCTATCTGCGCAACGGGCCGAATCCGATCGGCGAGATCGACCCCGAGCTCTATCACTGGTTCGTCGGTGACGGCATGGTGCACGGCATCCGGCTGCGCGACGGACGGGCCGAGTGGTACCGCAACCGCTGGGTGCGCGGACCGCAGGCCGCCCGATTACTCGGTGAGCCCCCGCCGCGCGGGCATCGGGGCGTCGCGTCCGTCGGCGCGAACACAAACGTGATCGGCCATGCCGGAAAAACATTGGCGCTCATCGAAGCCGGGGTGACGAACTACGAGCTGACCGACGAGCTCGACACCGTCGGCGCCTGCGATTTCGACGGCACGCTCACCGGCGGGTACACCGCCCATCCCAAACGCGATCCCGAGACGGGCGAGCTGCACGCGATCTCGTATCAGGTGATGGGCCGAAACACCGTGCAGTACTCGGTGATCGGGGTCGACGGGCGGGCACGGCGCACGGTCGACATCGAGGTCACGGGTGCTCCGATGATGCACGACTTCTCGCTGACCGAGCGCTATGTGGTGATCTACGACCTGCCGGTGACCTTCGACGTGCGTCGTGCGGTCGAGACGAGCGTTCCGCGCGGACTGCGGCTGCCCGCGCGACTTGTGTTGTCCGCGTTGCTCGGCCGCATCCGGATTCCCGACCCGATCGCCGCCCGCAAGTCCGACACCAGTGTGTCCGACCACAGCTTCCCGTACTCGTGGAACCCGCGGTACCCGGCCCGGGTCGGGGTGATGCCGCGCGAGGGCGGCAACGCCGACGTCCGCTGGTTCGACGTCGAACCGTGCTACGTCTTCCACCCGATGAACGCCTACGACTCGCCGATCGACGACACCGTCGTGCTCGACGTGGTCCGGCATCCGAAGATGTTCGCCACCGAGTTCCACGGGCCGAACGAGGGCCCGCCGACCCTGGACCGCTGGACGATCGACCTGGCCGACAGCAAGGTGCGCGAGACCCGCATCGACGACCGGGGCCAGGAGTTCCCCCGGGTCGACGAGCGGCTCGTCGGGAAACGGCACCGGTACGGGTATGCGCCTCAGGTCACCGGCGGCGCCGAGGCCAGCGATGTGCTGCTCAAGCACGATTTCCTGGGCCAGGGATCGGCGAGCCGGGCGTTCGGTGCCGGAAAGGTCGTGGGGGAGTTCGTGTTCGCACCGTCGTCAGCCGACGCCGCCGAGGACGACGGGGTCTTGATGGGTTACGTGTACGACCGCGCTATCGACCGCAGCGAGTTGGCGATCCTCGATGCCGCCACTCTGGAGGACGTGGCACGGGTCAAACTGCCCCACCGCGTGCCCGCCGGCTTCCACGGAAACTGGGTTCCCGCGGGGTGA
- a CDS encoding DoxX family protein, translated as MTAYDVGLLILRVVLGLTMAAHGYNKFFGKGGLKGTAGWFDSMGMKPGMFHARVAATTEMAAGIGLAVGLLTPIPAAGFVALMLVAAWTVHKPNGFFIVKEGWEYNLVLAASAVAIAATGAGQLSLDHLLFSGSALYDYLHGWWGLLIAAVLGLAGGIGQLAIFYRPPAKTGA; from the coding sequence ATGACTGCCTACGATGTCGGACTCCTGATCCTGCGTGTGGTCCTCGGGCTCACCATGGCCGCGCACGGCTACAACAAGTTCTTCGGCAAGGGCGGACTCAAGGGCACCGCCGGCTGGTTCGACAGCATGGGCATGAAGCCCGGCATGTTCCACGCCCGGGTGGCGGCCACCACCGAGATGGCGGCAGGCATCGGCCTGGCGGTCGGGCTGCTGACCCCGATCCCGGCGGCGGGCTTCGTGGCGCTGATGCTGGTCGCGGCGTGGACGGTGCACAAGCCGAACGGCTTCTTCATCGTCAAGGAGGGCTGGGAGTACAACCTGGTGCTCGCCGCCTCGGCCGTCGCCATCGCGGCGACGGGTGCGGGCCAACTCAGCCTCGACCACCTGCTGTTCAGTGGCTCGGCGTTGTACGACTACCTGCACGGCTGGTGGGGTCTGCTGATCGCCGCGGTGCTCGGGCTGGCCGGCGGCATCGGCCAGTTGGCGATCTTCTACCGCCCGCCCGCCAAGACCGGGGCCTAG
- a CDS encoding DUF3556 domain-containing protein: MGFLKQDAPVVDYAEWSKGTRAERIVPMARHWAEVGFGTPVVLHLFYVLKILLYVLFAWLIVLSTAGIDGFTDVAAWYHEPIVYQKVVFYTMLFEVVGLGCGFGPLNNRFFPPMGSVLYWLRPKTIRLPPWPNRVPLTAGDTRTPVDIVLYAALLVVLVIALFSDGTGPIPEIGSEVGVLPVWQTATIIGLLVVAGLRDKVIFLAARGEVYGSLAVCFLFTGADIIIAAKLVCLVIWLGAATSKLNKHFPFVISTMMSNNPVIRPRSIKRKFFERFPDDLRPGRASRFLAHFSTAVEGLVPLVLFFSHGGWATAIAAVVMLIFHFGILSAIPMGVPLEWNVFMMFSVVALFVGNAGIGLGDLQSPWPIVLFLAVAGTVVLGNLFPRKVSFLPGMRYYAGNWDTTLWCVKPSASEKITDGIVAIASMPAAQMEKYYGSKETAEMYQYMGYAFRSFNTHGRAMFTLAHRLMADGNEDDYVLTDGERICSTAIGWNFGDGHMHNEQLIAALQKRCRFEPGEVRVLILDAQPIHKQRQEYRLVDAATGEFERGYVMVADMVTRQPWDDTVPVHATWRKGG; encoded by the coding sequence ATGGGGTTTCTCAAGCAGGACGCACCCGTCGTCGACTACGCGGAATGGAGCAAGGGGACCAGGGCCGAGCGCATCGTCCCGATGGCCAGGCACTGGGCCGAGGTGGGTTTCGGCACCCCGGTGGTCCTGCACCTGTTCTACGTGCTGAAGATCCTGCTCTACGTGCTCTTCGCGTGGCTGATCGTGCTGAGCACCGCCGGGATCGACGGGTTCACCGACGTGGCCGCCTGGTACCACGAGCCGATCGTGTACCAGAAGGTGGTCTTCTACACGATGCTCTTCGAGGTCGTCGGCCTCGGCTGCGGGTTCGGCCCGCTCAACAACCGGTTCTTCCCGCCGATGGGATCGGTGCTGTACTGGTTGCGGCCCAAGACGATCCGACTGCCCCCATGGCCGAACCGGGTGCCGCTGACCGCGGGGGACACCCGCACCCCGGTCGACATCGTGCTCTACGCGGCGCTGCTCGTGGTGCTCGTGATCGCGCTGTTTTCGGATGGCACCGGCCCGATCCCCGAGATCGGCTCCGAGGTCGGGGTGCTGCCGGTCTGGCAGACCGCGACGATCATCGGCCTGCTCGTGGTCGCCGGGCTGCGCGACAAGGTCATCTTCCTGGCCGCCCGTGGCGAGGTCTACGGCTCGCTGGCGGTGTGCTTCCTGTTCACCGGCGCCGACATCATCATCGCCGCCAAGCTTGTGTGCCTGGTGATCTGGCTCGGGGCGGCGACCTCGAAGCTCAACAAGCACTTCCCGTTCGTCATCTCCACGATGATGAGCAACAACCCCGTCATCCGGCCCCGGTCGATCAAGCGGAAGTTCTTCGAACGCTTCCCCGACGACCTGCGGCCCGGGCGCGCGTCGCGGTTCCTGGCCCACTTCAGCACGGCCGTCGAAGGTCTGGTGCCGCTGGTGCTGTTCTTCTCGCACGGCGGCTGGGCCACCGCGATCGCGGCCGTCGTGATGCTGATCTTCCACTTCGGCATCCTGTCGGCGATCCCGATGGGTGTGCCGCTGGAGTGGAACGTCTTCATGATGTTCAGCGTCGTCGCGCTGTTCGTCGGCAATGCGGGCATCGGCCTGGGCGACCTGCAGAGCCCGTGGCCGATCGTGTTGTTCCTCGCGGTCGCGGGCACCGTGGTGCTCGGAAACCTGTTCCCGCGCAAGGTCTCGTTTCTGCCTGGTATGCGCTACTACGCCGGCAACTGGGACACCACGTTGTGGTGTGTCAAACCGTCGGCGTCGGAGAAGATCACCGACGGCATCGTCGCGATCGCCAGCATGCCCGCCGCGCAGATGGAGAAGTACTACGGCAGCAAGGAAACCGCGGAGATGTACCAGTACATGGGGTACGCCTTCCGGTCTTTCAACACCCACGGCCGCGCGATGTTCACCCTCGCGCACCGCTTGATGGCCGACGGCAACGAGGACGACTACGTGCTCACCGACGGCGAACGGATCTGCTCCACGGCGATCGGCTGGAACTTCGGCGACGGCCACATGCACAACGAACAGTTGATCGCCGCACTGCAGAAGCGGTGCCGATTCGAACCCGGCGAGGTGCGGGTGCTGATTCTCGACGCGCAGCCGATCCACAAGCAGCGCCAGGAGTATCGCCTGGTCGATGCCGCGACCGGCGAGTTCGAGCGCGGCTACGTGATGGTCGCCGACATGGTGACCCGGCAGCCCTGGGACGACACCGTGCCGGTGCACGCCACCTGGCGGAAGGGCGGCTAG
- a CDS encoding FadR/GntR family transcriptional regulator — protein sequence MARETPLAPMIGPDAIASRTAVRSPKTAELVAGTLRRMVVEGQLKDGDFLPNEAELMAHFGVSRPTLREAVRVLESERLVEVRRGSRTGARVRVPGPEVVARPAGLLLELSGATIADLLTAKSAIEPMAARLLAETGSAAAFDELETMLEQLVTDDFQSPRLAETTGAFHLRVVQLSGNATLSIIAGMLHEITVRHTAFVFNERRPVSKADYETLLRSYRRLMQYLRAGDADGAETHWRKHLDKTRELLLTGLESVPVRDVMG from the coding sequence ATGGCTCGCGAGACGCCCCTTGCGCCGATGATCGGCCCCGACGCCATCGCATCCCGCACGGCCGTGCGCTCGCCGAAGACCGCCGAGCTCGTCGCCGGGACGCTGCGCCGGATGGTGGTCGAGGGTCAGCTCAAAGACGGCGACTTCCTGCCGAACGAGGCCGAGCTGATGGCCCACTTCGGGGTCAGCCGACCGACGTTGCGCGAAGCGGTCCGGGTGCTCGAATCGGAGCGGCTGGTCGAGGTGCGCCGCGGATCGCGTACGGGTGCGCGGGTGCGCGTCCCGGGTCCCGAGGTGGTCGCCCGCCCGGCCGGGCTGCTGCTGGAACTCTCCGGCGCCACGATCGCCGACCTGTTGACCGCGAAGTCCGCGATCGAACCGATGGCGGCCCGGTTGCTGGCCGAAACCGGTTCGGCCGCAGCCTTCGACGAGCTCGAGACGATGCTCGAGCAGCTCGTCACCGACGACTTCCAGTCGCCGCGGCTGGCCGAGACCACCGGCGCGTTCCACCTGCGGGTGGTGCAGCTGTCGGGCAATGCGACGCTGAGCATCATCGCGGGCATGCTGCACGAGATCACGGTCAGGCACACGGCTTTCGTGTTCAACGAACGCAGGCCGGTGTCCAAGGCGGACTACGAGACGCTGCTGCGGTCCTACCGCAGGCTCATGCAGTACCTGCGGGCCGGAGACGCCGACGGCGCCGAGACCCACTGGCGCAAGCACCTCGACAAGACACGCGAACTGCTGCTCACCGGCCTGGAGAGCGTGCCCGTCCGGGATGTGATGGGCTAG